The Polyodon spathula isolate WHYD16114869_AA chromosome 3, ASM1765450v1, whole genome shotgun sequence genome has a segment encoding these proteins:
- the cldn12 gene encoding claudin-12, with the protein MACRNIHAMTVFAFLFGMASVGGLIAATLIPQWRITRLITFNKNAKNVTVNDGLWVKCVRLDGSTACLVYDKDWYSTVDQLDLRVLQFALPISILIAVFALMLCVIGMCNTAFGPEVPNFNLAKCLVNSAGCHLVAALLYLLAGALSIMPSIWVIFHTANMSKKFGPLFSPAISVYLAIGSAGGMLLTSCLLLLWYCACKALPSPFWQPLYSPPASVYSYPAHSYVSPRYSSRSRLSTIEIDIPVVTQVP; encoded by the coding sequence ATGGCTTGCCGCAACATACATGCAATGACAGTATTTGCATTTCTATTTGGAATGGCATCAGTAGGAGGACTCATTGCAGCTACCCTCATTCCTCAGTGGAGAATTACAAGACTAATCACTTTCAACAAAAATGCCAAGAATGTAACAGTCAACGATGGACTATGGGTGAAGTGTGTTCGACTGGACGGAAGCACAGCCTGTCTTGTATACGACAAGGATTGGTATTCCACAGTGGACCAGTTGGATCTACGAGTTCTTCAATTCGCCCTTCCCATCAGCATTTTGATTGCCGTCTTTGCATTGATGTTGTGTGTCATTGGCATGTGTAACACTGCTTTTGGCCCAGAAGTCCCCAACTTTAATCTTGCCAAGTGCCTTGTAAACAGTGCAGGGTGCCACCTCGTAGCTGCTTTACTTTATCTACTGGCAGGTGCCTTAAGCATAATGCCTTCAATCTGGGTCATTTTTCATACTGCCAATATGAGCAAGAAGTTTGGCCCTTTGTTTTCCCCAGctatttctgtttatttggcaATTGGCAGTGCAGGAGGAATGCTTCTCACATCATGTCTTTTGCTTTTGTGGTACTGTGCTTGCAAGGCTTTGCCGTCGCCATTCTGGCAACCGCTTTATTCACCACCTGCCAGCGTCTATAGTTACCCAGCTCATTCTTACGTTTCTCCTCGTTATTCATCGCGCTCCAGATTGTCAACTATTGAAATAGACATCCCAGTTGTCACACAGGTCCCTTAA